The Elgaria multicarinata webbii isolate HBS135686 ecotype San Diego chromosome 1, rElgMul1.1.pri, whole genome shotgun sequence genome has a window encoding:
- the FITM2 gene encoding acyl-coenzyme A diphosphatase FITM2: MEYIDRSARFLLPYLVRSSVRRMMPWGLLGLMLGGSLVKEWAPLPETYMSNKRNLLNIFFVKFAWAWTLGLLLPFISITNYHVTQSILLVFRRLGALMVGTVIWYACTGVFLHIEDFTGSCYKSPALDVQRREHPNKLQCHQAGGFWHGFDISGHSFLLSYCALMIVEEMAVMHSVKTSHHPKLHRVVNSLFLALSCLTLIWLWMFLTTAIYFHDFVQKFLGTWVGLFAWYGTYRFWYLSPLSPGLPPQKTGLSFQKSKRNQ; encoded by the exons ATGGAATACATAGATCGGTCGGCGCGCTTCTTGCTGCCTTACCTGGTGCGCAGCTCGGTCCGGCGGATGATGCCTTGGGGACTGCTGGGCCTCATGCTGGGCGGATCTCTCGTCAAGGAATGGGCGCCGCTGCCCGAAACCTACATGAGCAACAAGCGCAACCTGCTCAACAT CTTTTTTGTGAAATTTGCTTGGGCCTGGACACTCGGTCTGTTACTGCCTTTCATCAGCATCACTAACTACCATGTCACCCAGAGCATTCTGCTGGTGTTTCGACGCCTTGGTGCTCTGATGGTTGGCACTGTCATCTGgtatgcatgcacaggggtgTTCCTGCACATTGAAGACTTCACAGGTAGCTGCTACAAATCACCAGCCCTAGATGTACAGCGCCGGGAACATCCCAACAAACTACAGTGCCATCAAGCTGGAGGCTTCTGGCATGGCTTTGACATCTCCGGGCATTCCTTCCTCCTCTCGTACTGTGCCCTAATGATTGTAGAGGAGATGGCCGTGATGCACAGTGTGAAAACCTCCCATCACCCCAAACTGCACAGAGTGGTCAACAGTTTATTCCTAGCATTGAGTTGCTTGACCTTGATCTGGCTATGGATGTTTTTGACCACTGCTATATATTTCCATGACTTTGTCCAAAAGTTCTTGGGCACCTGGGTGGGCCTCTTTGCTTGGTATGGAACATACAGGTTCTGGTACCTGTCACCTCTTTCTCCTGGACTTCCTCCCCAAAAAACTGGTTTGAGTTTCCAAAAGTCTAAGCGTAACCAATAG